A single genomic interval of Gossypium raimondii isolate GPD5lz chromosome 11, ASM2569854v1, whole genome shotgun sequence harbors:
- the LOC105800922 gene encoding probable protein cornichon homolog 2 — protein sequence MAWRLSPWLPHIVDKITKPDKCTPKIEEKKDDYVLVEYESPILGIVDDEEFWFPPGKKSMVEYRSASRIGNFDFDANRKRIKLMCFIDLEIDYINHYDSAVRINKVVMPEFIIQAVFCLVCLITGHYFLFFPSLPYSYYNFILYRRRKHLVDVTEIFNQLEWEKKQRLIKLGYLIILLIVFIFWLIWTVGKDDY from the exons ATGGCATGG CGACTTAGTCCATGGCTACCGCATATTGTAGATAAAATCACAAAACCAGACAAATGTACTCCCAAAATTGAGGAGAAGAAAGACGATTATGTGCTGGTGGAGTACGAAAGTCCcatattaggg ATTGTGGATGATGAGGAGTTCTGGTTTCCACCAGGGAAGAAGTCAATGGTGGAGTATCGATCAGCATCACGGATtggaaactttgattttgatgcCAACAGAAAAAGAATCAAG CTTATGTGTTTTATTGATTTGGAAATTGATTACATAAATCATTACGATTCGGCGGTACGGATAAACAAGGTTGTGATGCCGGAGTTCATAATCCAAGCCGTTTTCTGTTTGGTCTGTTTAATTACAGggcattattttctttttttcccgtCTCTCCCATATTCATACTATAATTTCATATT GTATAGAAGGAGAAAACATCTGGTTGATGTAACAGAGATCTTTAATCAGCTGGAGTGGGAAAAGAAACAACGACTAATCAAACTTGGCTATCTTATTAtccttttaattgtttttatattttg GTTGATTTGGACAGTAGGAAAAGATGATTATTAA
- the LOC105802597 gene encoding ATP-dependent DNA helicase 2 subunit KU80 gives MARNKEKLVLLLDVGPSMHGVLSEVEKLCSMLVEKKLIFSKYDELGVVVFGTEESKNDLTTEVGGYQNITVLQDIKVVDGDLVDTLQKLPRGRVDGDFLDAIVVGMDMLIKKYKDLHKGKKRLCLITNAIHPIKDSFEGSKEDQVMTIAEQMAAQGMKIESIVVRGRLSRDANKGVMDENDHLLSIFSKKTHTRIVYVDTPTSLLGALKTRRVTPVTVFRGHLELSPHMKIKVWVYKKTQEEKFPTLKKYSEKAPASNKLATHQVKVSYEYKSVDGSSASVIPPEQRIKGYRYGPQVVPISTAEWDAVKFKPEKGIKVLGFTDASKIKRHCYMKDVYLFIAEPGNTRATLAVSAIARAMKEMNAVAILRCVWRQGQQNVVVGVLTPNISQNYKIPDSFYFNVLPFAEDVREYQFPSFNSFPASWQPNDQQQKAADELVQMLDLAPSGKEALLPEFTPNPVLERFYRHLELKAKQPDAAVPPLDETLKNIVEPDPELVAENKSVFDALHRHFELRQNPKLKKSSRQWYQEKQSGSNAHVSSGQAVNSIENQPPLKIEKIGDLTPVQDFEAMMSQRDNPEWVEKAIKELREKILALLIHSNEGDKYQKAVECVAALRKGCILEQEPGPYNDLMHHIRQYCEEKGIKSLPQLLASRDLTLISKSEAEDSDVTAEEARSFFVKMEPKPDV, from the exons ATGGCTCGAAACAAG GAGAAATTAGTATTATTGCTTGATGTCGGTCCATCGATGCACGGTGTTCTTTCAGAAGTTGAAAAACTCTGCTCCATGTTAGTGGAGAAGAAG CTTATTTTCAGCAAATATGATGAATTGGGAGTGGTGGTATTCGGAACCGAAG AATCTAAAAATGACCTTACAACGGAAGTGGGTGGATATCAAAATATTACGGTGTTGCAAGATATCAAAGTTGTTGATGGAGATCTTGTCGACACTCTACAGAAGCTGCCTCGTGGAAGAGTGGATGGTGATT TTCTTGACGCAATTGTTGTTGGGATGGATATGCtgataaagaaatataaagatCTACACAAAGGAAAGAAACGTCTGTGCCTCATTACTAATGCCATTCATCCTATAAAGGACTCTTTTGAGGGAAGCAAAGAAGATCAGGTCATGACCATTGCTGAACAGATGGCTGCACAAGGCATGAAAATAGAAAGTATAGTTGTGAGGGGAAGGTTAAGTCGTGATGCAAATAAGGGAGTAATGGATGAGAATGATCATCTcttgagtatattttcaaagaaaacccATACACGTATTGTATATGTTGATACTCCAACTTCATTACTGGGAGCACTTAAAACTCGAAGAGTAACTCCTGTAACAGTTTTCAGAGGTCATCTTGAGCTCAGTCCTCATATGAAAATTAAG GTGTGGgtttataaaaaaacacaaGAGGAGAAGTTTCCTACTCTGAAGAAATACTCAGAAAAAGCACCAGCAAGTAATAAGCTTGCAACACATCAAGTCAAGGTTTCTTATGAGTACAAAAGTGTTGATGGCTCCAGTGCTTCAGTTATACCACCAGAGCAAAGGATTAAAGGCTATCGTTATGGACCTCAAGTAGTTCCTATATCAACTGCTGAATGGGATGCTGTCAAGTTCAAACCAGAAAAGGGTATAAAGGTTCTGGGATTTACTGATGCTTCAAAAATAAAGCG ACACTGCTACATGAAAGATGTTTATCTTTTTATTGCTGAACCGGGCAATACAAGAGCCACTCTTGCTGTTTCTGCCATAGCAAGAGCAATGAAGGAAATGAATGCGGTTGCAATATTGCGATGCGTTTGGAGGCAGGGACAGCAGAACGTTGTTGTGGGGGTCTTGACACCAaacatttcacaaaattataaaatt CCTGATTCGTTTTATTTCAATGTACTTCCTTTTGCTGAGGATGTTCGTGAATATCAGTTCCCCTCTTTCAACAGTTTTCCAGCTTCATGGCAACCTAATGACCAACAACAAAAGGCAGCTGATGAATTGGTGCAAATGCTTGATCTTGCTCCATCAGGCAAAGAAGCATTGTTGCCTGAGTTCACCCCAAATCCCGTTCTGGAG CGTTTTTATCGTCATCTAGAGTTGAAAGCAAAGCAACCAGATGCAGCTGTACCTCCACTTGATGAAACTCTAAAGAATATTGTTGAACCAGACCCGGAGCTTGTTGCTGAAAACAAGTCTGTTTTTGATGCATTACATAGACACTTTGAACTCAGGCAAAATCCTAAG CTGAAGAAATCATCCAGGCAGTGGTATCAAGAGAAACAATCTGGATCAAATGCACATGTATCCAGTGGTCAGGCTGTCAATTCCATTGAAAATCAACCACCACTTAAGATTGAGAAAATTGGAGATTTAACTCCTGTCCAAGATTTTGAAGCCATGATGTCTCAAAGAGATAACCCAGAATGGGTTGAGAAAGCAATCAAGGAATTAAGAGAGAAGATACTTGCTCTATTGATACACTCCAATGAAGGAGATAAGTATCAGAAAGCAGTGGAATGTGTAGCTGCTCTTCGCAAGGGTTGCATCCTTGAGCAA GAGCCAGGACCCTACAATGATTTAATGCACCATATTCGGCAGTATTGCGAGGAGAAAGGAATCAAAAGTTTGCCACAGCTTCTTGCTTCCAGGGATCTCACTTTGATCTCCAAGTCAGAAGCTGAAGACAG CGATGTTACAGCTGAGGAGGCGAGAAGCTTTTTCGTTAAAATGGAGCCAAAACCCGATGTTTAG
- the LOC105801452 gene encoding vestitone reductase produces the protein MKQSEVFQSRTVEKKTGMTVKQEKRKRVSFRKEMKERNVFLSAIYCERGILNLERMGFGIHRDLGFQKGRDMLGNGRRASLEGLATLGPGRQQDEKLKIFKADLRSPESFNAAMEGCRRVLHVSAPMDFQDNEPEAVLTQRSVDGALGIVKSCLRSKTVKRAVHTSSISAMCFNKENVERMDESFWTDVDYVRSEHNSYVSSYAISKTETEKAVSEVATEHGLDLVTIIPPIVVGPFICPKMHG, from the exons ATGAAGCAATCTGAGGTTTTCCAATCGAGAACAGTGGAGAAGAAAACTGGGATGACagtgaaacaagaaaaaagaaaaagggtttcCTTccgaaaagaaatgaaagaaagaaacgTTTTTCTTTCTGCAATATATTGTGAGAGAGGGATTTTGAATCTAGAGCGTATGGGATTTGGTATACACCGGGATTTGGGTTTCCAG AAAGGAAGGGATATGTTGGGGAATGGGAGGAGAGCGTCACTGGAGGGATTGGCTACATTGGGTCCTGGCAG GCAACAAGATGAAAAGCTTAAAATCTTCAAAGCAGATCTCAGATCTCCCGAGAGTTTCAATGCGGCCATGGAAGGTTGCCGTAGGGTTCTCCATGTTTCAGCTCCCATGGATTTTCAAGATAACGAGCCTGAGGCAGTGTTGACACAAAGGTCAGTCGATGGAGCACTTGGCATAGTGAAATCATGCTTGAGGTCCAAAACAGTGAAGAGAGCGGTCCACACTTCCAGCATTTCCGCAATGTGTTTCAACAAAGAGAATGTGGAGAGGATGGATGAGAGTTTTTGGACTGATGTGGATTACGTCCGATCGGAACATAACTCGTACGTAAGTTCTTATGCCATATCCAAGACTGAGACAGAAAAGGCAGTCTCTGAAGTCGCAACAGAACATGGATTGGATTTGGTGACCATCATTCCTCCCATAGTCGTCGGTCCCTTCATTTGTCCAAAGATGCACGGTTGA
- the LOC105802596 gene encoding probable protein S-acyltransferase 14, with product MHRSGATMAWNVFKFCTALRALGSIMILLVLGVVGVTYYSVVFTNYGPALYDGGFNSLTAAVILFFFHCFLIMLLWSYFSVVLTDPGSVPPNWRPAMDEERGEADPLNGSEFNGSQPDPLNQRIRYCRKCNQLKPPRCHHCSVCGRCVLKMDHHCVWVVNCVGAQNYKYFLLFLFYTFLETSLVTMALLPHFIAFFSDGEIPGTPGTLATTFLAFVLNLAFALSVLGFLIMHISLVSANTTTIEAYEKKSTPKWRYDLGRKKNFEQVFGTDKLYWFIPGYSDEDLRRMPALQGLEYPSKPDFDSQEF from the exons ATGCACAGATCCGGAGCAACGATGGCTTGGAATGTATTCAAGTTTTGCACGGCTCTGAGGGCTCTGGGCTCCATCATGATCCTTTTGGTTTTAGGGGTCGTGGGTGTCACATACTACTCTGTCGTTTTTACTAATTATGGCCCAGCTTTATACGATGGTGGCTTTAATTCCCTTACTGCTGCTGTTATCTTGTTCTTCTTTCATTGTTTC TTGATAATGCTGTTATGGAGTTACTTTTCTGTTGTTTTGACTGACCCGGGTAGTGTGCCACCTAACTGGAGGCCGGCTATGGACGAGGAGAGAGGGGAGGCTGACCCATTGAATGGTTCAGAGTTCAATGGTTCGCAGCCAGACCCATTAAATCAAAGAATTCGATATTGTCGGAAATGCAACCAGCTGAAACCACCCCGCTGCCATCATTGTTCTGTTT GTGGGCGGTGTGTGCTAAAGATGGACCATCATTGTGTGTGGGTAGTCAATTGTGTTGGTGCACAAAATTACAagtattttcttcttttcttg TTTTACACGTTCCTTGAGACTAGTCTTGTGACTATGGCCTTGTTGCCACATTTCATAGCATTTTTTAGTGATGGAGAAATTCCCGGAACCCCCGGCACCCTTGCTACCACTTTCCTTGCCTTTG TTTTGAATTTGGCATTTGCATTGAGCGTCTTGGGGTTTTTGATCATGCACATATCTTTGGTTTCAGCTAATACCACTACCATTGAG GCATATGAGAAGAAAAGCACTCCAAAATGGCGTTATGACCTTGGtcgaaagaaaaattttgaacag GTGTTTGGAACAGACAAGCTATACTGGTTCATTCCCGGTTATTCAGATGAGGATTTACGACGGATGCCAGCACTCCAGGGTCTTGAATATCCATCAAAGCCTGATTTTGATTCCCAGGAattctaa
- the LOC105802594 gene encoding uncharacterized protein LOC105802594 isoform X1, which yields MQRRRESSKDLFDRGEPFDAFRRFGSFGSHNGMMSSLFGGKDPFDDPVFSRPFSSIFEPSIFDQSTTSREAPKGNGGKGIVIEELNSDGEEDKEKDEGNTEHDGSGKEPFVEHLDDSDNDGKILNLNIRNEYDKVKGSKAQAPNFSFQTSRVTYGGVDGTYYTSTRSRKTGSDGVVIEERKEADTTTGQATHRISRGIHDKGHSVTRKLSSDGKVDTTQTLHNLNEDELAEFEKAWEGNSQGHLTGWSDGFSAPAKAGSGTSEQMGVAVKDSWRLPYREQARNMGNQGANTEARTTSGGRTKKVVRINIE from the exons ATGCAGAGGAGAAGAGAAAGCTCAAAAGACCTCTTTGATAGGGGTGAGCCATTTGATGCTTTCCGAAGGTTTGGTAGCTTCGGATCCCATAATGGTATGATGTCTAGCCTCTTTGGAGGTAAAGATCCTTTTGATGACCCCGTCTTCAGTCGTCCGTTCAGTAGCATATTTGAACCTAGCATCTTTGATCAAAGTACAACTTCTCGTGAAGCACCAAAGGGCAATGGAGGAAAGGGAATAGTTATAGAAGAACTGAACTCTGATGGTGAAGAAgacaaagaaaaagatgaaggCAACACTGAGCATGATGGTTCAGGCAAGGAGCCATTCGTTGAGCACCTAGATGATAGTGATAATG ATGGGAAGATTCTGAATTTGAATATTAGGAATGAGTATGACAAGGTGAAAGGCTCAAAGGCACAAGCTCCTAATTTTAGTTTTCAGACCTCCAGAGTTACATATGGAGGTGTAGATGGAACTTATTACACTTCTACAAGAAGCAGGAAGACAGGCAGTGATGGA GTGGTGATTGAGGAGAGAAAAGAAGCAGATACAACAACTGGTCAAGCAACACATAGGATTTCTAGAGGAATTCATGATAAG GGCCATTCTGTTACAAGGAAGCTGAGCTCAGATGGTAAGGTGGACACAACACAAACATTACACAACTTGAATGAAG ACGAGCTTGCAGAGTTTGAAAAGGCCTGGGAAGGTAATAGTCAGGGTCATTTGACTGGTTGGAGCGATGGATTTAGTGCACCTGCGAAAGCTG GATCTGGAACTAGTGAGCAAATGGGAGTGGCAGTGAAGGACAGTTGGAGACTTCCATATAGAGAGCAGGCCCGAAACATGGGAAATCAAGGAGCAAACACTGAAGCAAGAACCACTTCTGGGGGTAGAACCAAGAAGGTTGTTAGGATTAATATAGAATGA
- the LOC105802594 gene encoding uncharacterized protein LOC105802594 isoform X2: MQRRRESSKDLFDRGEPFDAFRRFGSFGSHNGMMSSLFGGKDPFDDPVFSRPFSSIFEPSIFDQSTTSREAPKGNGGKGIVIEELNSDGEEDKEKDEGNTEHDGSGKEPFVEHLDDSDNDGKILNLNIRNEYDKVKGSKAQAPNFSFQTSRVTYGGVDGTYYTSTRSRKTGSDGVVIEERKEADTTTGQATHRISRGIHDKGHSVTRKLSSDGKVDTTQTLHNLNEEFEKAWEGNSQGHLTGWSDGFSAPAKAGSGTSEQMGVAVKDSWRLPYREQARNMGNQGANTEARTTSGGRTKKVVRINIE, from the exons ATGCAGAGGAGAAGAGAAAGCTCAAAAGACCTCTTTGATAGGGGTGAGCCATTTGATGCTTTCCGAAGGTTTGGTAGCTTCGGATCCCATAATGGTATGATGTCTAGCCTCTTTGGAGGTAAAGATCCTTTTGATGACCCCGTCTTCAGTCGTCCGTTCAGTAGCATATTTGAACCTAGCATCTTTGATCAAAGTACAACTTCTCGTGAAGCACCAAAGGGCAATGGAGGAAAGGGAATAGTTATAGAAGAACTGAACTCTGATGGTGAAGAAgacaaagaaaaagatgaaggCAACACTGAGCATGATGGTTCAGGCAAGGAGCCATTCGTTGAGCACCTAGATGATAGTGATAATG ATGGGAAGATTCTGAATTTGAATATTAGGAATGAGTATGACAAGGTGAAAGGCTCAAAGGCACAAGCTCCTAATTTTAGTTTTCAGACCTCCAGAGTTACATATGGAGGTGTAGATGGAACTTATTACACTTCTACAAGAAGCAGGAAGACAGGCAGTGATGGA GTGGTGATTGAGGAGAGAAAAGAAGCAGATACAACAACTGGTCAAGCAACACATAGGATTTCTAGAGGAATTCATGATAAG GGCCATTCTGTTACAAGGAAGCTGAGCTCAGATGGTAAGGTGGACACAACACAAACATTACACAACTTGAATGAAG AGTTTGAAAAGGCCTGGGAAGGTAATAGTCAGGGTCATTTGACTGGTTGGAGCGATGGATTTAGTGCACCTGCGAAAGCTG GATCTGGAACTAGTGAGCAAATGGGAGTGGCAGTGAAGGACAGTTGGAGACTTCCATATAGAGAGCAGGCCCGAAACATGGGAAATCAAGGAGCAAACACTGAAGCAAGAACCACTTCTGGGGGTAGAACCAAGAAGGTTGTTAGGATTAATATAGAATGA